In Oscillatoria sp. FACHB-1407, the genomic stretch CAACAATCGCCCCAATCGCTACTCGGCGCGATCGCGCTCTGGGCAAAATACCAATCCTGACATTCAAAAGACCCTCGTCGTTGATAGCCCTGAGAATTTGGGAGACGCGCTACTCAATGACATTCCATCCCAAGAACCGCCGACTCCTCCGCCCCATATCCCCTTCACTCCTAGCTCAGCCCAACCCAGCACTACACTGCAAGTCGGCGAGGATGATGCTCCCTCCTTTGAATCGCCCTTGCAACGCGAAGATCTGTTGACGGCAGACCCGCAAAACTGGCAACAGCAGAAGAATGAATCTCAAGAACTGCCTCCTGAACCGCCTCAGTTGCTCAGTCCACTACCAGAGATTGAGATTCAAACGAATTATCTGGCTGACCCCGTAGAGGTGTTGACGACCCTCCCACCAAAGGAGTTGCTGCAAGAACTCCTGGGGCGTGTGCTCTATGCCGGAATTGGACGTTTGTATTTTGAGCGACAACCGCAGTATGGGCGTGTGCTCTGGAGCCAGAATGGGGTCTTGCAATCGGTGTTAGACCGTTTAGACCCAGCCACATTTCAGGGCGTGCTGGATGAGTTAAAGCAGCTTACCCACTTACCCCTGGCAACGGTTCAAACAACAAAACAGGTTGAGGTAGAAAGGCTCTATCAACAAACCCGGTTGTTGCTACGGTTTAAGTTAATGCCAACTGAGTATGGCGAAGAGGCAACCTTACAGGTGTTGCGTGGAGCGGCTTTAAAGTTTCATCAGCAGCAACAACTGGCTAATTTAGAACGGGATGCGTTGACGATCGCCAAGCAGTTGCAGACGAAGGTGAGCGAAATTCGCGATCGCGCCCGCCTTGAATCAGGTCTGGGTGGAGCCAAGCTGGATGCCTTACCTGCGCTTAATCAACTCCTGAAGCACATTGAGGAACAACTCGGTTCCTTAGCGGATGAGGAAGTGACGGAAGAGTGAAAGAGTCAGTGGTTGATGGTCAATGGTCAGTGGTCAATAGTCAATGGTTGATGGTCAATGGTCAGTGGTCAAGGGTTGATGGTCAATGGTCAGTGGTCAAGGGTTGATGGTCAGTGGTCAATAGTCAATGGTTGATGGTCAATAGTCAATGGTTGATGGTCAATAGTCAATGGTCAGTGGTCAATGGTTGATGGTCAATGGTCAATGGTTGATGGTCAGTGGTCAATGGTTGATGGTCGGTGGTCAATGGTTGATGGTCAGTGATCCAGCGAGAGGGTCGGAAAGTTGGTTAGGACTTACGCAAACCTCAAACTCAAACCTCGTAACTTCTTCCCCCTCGACTTCTCCACGACCAAGTGCTGGGACTTCCTAACGACTGACGATTAACAATTAACCATCGACGATGGATCAAACTGGGTTTTTGTAACCTTGAATACTTTTCTCTGGGCGTGTCCTCATTACTCTGATGAAATCTCAGGGAGTAGTCGTTCGTCTACCCCTCAAAATAATTCAAAACAATGGGCTTCTAGGGTTCCGATTAAGGCTGGTCATGCCTTCAATGTCTGGTCCGAGAGAAGCCAGCTAGTGATAAACGCCTTGACGCGAGTTGCAGGAATAGCTTACTAGCCACACGGCGGGAGAAAAGCCCGGGAGAGACGGCAGTGCATTCTGCGGTTGGTCTCCTGGGCTTTTTTGCCTGGATGCCTGCCAGGGGTGCTGATGCAAGCCAAGCTGACATACCGTTTAACGTCCCTATTGGTGGGTGCCTGTAATGACTGATAATCCTCTCTTTCAAAGTCCTAATAACAGTTCTCAAACTGAAGCCCAGCGTGCTCTAGAACGCGAAACACAACTCCCCTTAACCGGGTGGCAGCAGGAAGTGTCTCAGGGGTTGGAGTATGGTTTGGAAGCGGCGGCAAGTATCCGCGATCGCTCCATTCCGACTTTTTCACGCGGTGAATTACCTCACTTTGCGGGTATCAACACCTTCCTCAAAGCTCCCTACTTGGAGGATGTACGAAAGGTGGGTAACTATGACGTGGCGATCGTTGGGGTGCCCCACGATTCCGGTACTACCTATCGCCCTGGAACTCGCTTTGGTCCTCAAGGCATTCGGCGCATTTCCGCCCTCTACACTCCCTACAACTTCGAGATGGGGATTGACCTGCGGGAACAGATTACCTTGTGCGATGTAGGTGACATCTTCACGATTCCTGCCAATAACGAAAAATCCTTTGACCAGATCTCTAAGGGAGTGGCTCACATCTTCAGTTCGGGGGCGTTTCCCATCATTTTGGGGGGTGACCACTCCATCGGCTTCCCAACAGTGCGCGGGGTCTGTCGGCATCTGGGTGACAAAAAAGTCGGCATTATCCACTTCGATCGCCACGTTGATACTCAAGAGACTGACCTGGACGAGCGGATGCACACCTGCCCCTGGTTCCACGCAACCAACATGGCAAATGCCCCGGCCAAAAATCTGGTGCAGTTGGGGATTGGTGGGTGGCAGGTGCCGCGTCAGGGCGTTAAGGTCTGCCGGGAACGGGCAACTAACATCCTGACCGTTACCGATATTACGGAAATGGGTCTGGATGCCGCCGTAAATTTTGCTTTAGAGCGAGCACTGGATGGCACCGATTGCGTCTACATCAGTTTTGACATCGACTGCATTGATGCGGGCTTTGTCCCTGGCACAGGGTGGCCCGAACCTGGTGGATTGCTGCCTCGTGAGGCACTTTACCTGCTGGGCAAAATCATCCAACAGGCTCCTGTCTGTGGTTTAGAGGTGGTTGAGGTATCTCCTCCCTACGATGTCAGTGACATGACCGCTCTCATGGCAACTCGTGTAATCTGTGACGCGATGGCGCATCTCGTTCTATCGGGACAGTTGCCTCGGCGT encodes the following:
- a CDS encoding agmatinase family protein, which gives rise to MTDNPLFQSPNNSSQTEAQRALERETQLPLTGWQQEVSQGLEYGLEAAASIRDRSIPTFSRGELPHFAGINTFLKAPYLEDVRKVGNYDVAIVGVPHDSGTTYRPGTRFGPQGIRRISALYTPYNFEMGIDLREQITLCDVGDIFTIPANNEKSFDQISKGVAHIFSSGAFPIILGGDHSIGFPTVRGVCRHLGDKKVGIIHFDRHVDTQETDLDERMHTCPWFHATNMANAPAKNLVQLGIGGWQVPRQGVKVCRERATNILTVTDITEMGLDAAVNFALERALDGTDCVYISFDIDCIDAGFVPGTGWPEPGGLLPREALYLLGKIIQQAPVCGLEVVEVSPPYDVSDMTALMATRVICDAMAHLVLSGQLPRREKPAYIHDECNMNVDVPWT